In the Streptobacillus moniliformis DSM 12112 genome, one interval contains:
- a CDS encoding dihydrolipoyl dehydrogenase family protein yields the protein MYDLLVIGWGKGGKTLAGILANKGKKVAIIEKDPKMYGGTCPNVGCLPTKAMVHRAKILSEMELLGVERDYEFNNIIYQNALSEKKKLVNKVNTANFNLLNNNENVTVYNGEAKFISNTEVMVNGEILTAKNIVINTGSKTRIPNIKGVESKHVLTSDDGLELEILPKKLAIIGGGFIGIEFASYFSNFGSDVTVFEGIDKFMPKEDIDISETIFNILVEQGINFNFGIKILEFNEVEDSIEIKFEKDGEIKSEIFDKILISIGREPNIEGLDLENTNITVSDRGEVVVNEYLETTVKGIYAVGDVKGGEMFTAVSLDDSRIILPQILGEKGRSLVSGRNVPKVLFIDPSYAQVGLNEKQATEKGIKYIVKKLATTAIPKSLVIGETDGFTKVLINENDEIIGAFIINYEAHEMINLLALAIDQKIKYQVLRDLIYSHPVFTEGLNDILK from the coding sequence ATGTATGATTTATTAGTTATTGGTTGGGGAAAAGGTGGAAAAACTTTAGCAGGAATTTTAGCCAATAAAGGTAAAAAAGTTGCAATAATAGAAAAAGATCCTAAAATGTATGGAGGAACATGTCCTAATGTAGGTTGCCTTCCTACAAAAGCTATGGTACATAGGGCTAAAATATTATCTGAAATGGAATTATTAGGTGTTGAAAGAGATTATGAATTTAATAATATAATATATCAAAATGCATTATCAGAAAAGAAAAAACTTGTTAATAAGGTTAATACAGCTAACTTTAACTTACTTAATAATAATGAAAATGTTACTGTATATAATGGTGAAGCTAAATTTATATCAAATACTGAAGTTATGGTAAATGGTGAAATTTTAACAGCAAAAAATATAGTTATTAATACAGGTTCTAAAACAAGAATACCTAATATAAAAGGTGTAGAAAGTAAACATGTACTAACTAGTGATGATGGTTTAGAACTTGAGATATTACCTAAAAAATTAGCCATAATAGGGGGAGGATTTATAGGGATTGAATTTGCAAGTTACTTTAGTAATTTTGGATCTGATGTTACAGTATTTGAAGGTATAGATAAGTTTATGCCAAAAGAAGATATTGATATATCTGAAACTATATTTAATATATTAGTTGAACAAGGCATTAATTTTAATTTTGGAATTAAAATATTAGAATTTAATGAAGTTGAAGATAGTATAGAAATTAAATTTGAAAAAGATGGAGAAATAAAATCTGAAATATTTGATAAGATTTTAATTTCTATTGGAAGAGAACCTAATATTGAAGGACTTGATTTAGAAAATACTAATATTACTGTTTCTGATAGAGGAGAAGTAGTTGTAAATGAATATTTGGAAACTACAGTTAAAGGAATATATGCAGTAGGTGATGTTAAAGGTGGAGAAATGTTTACTGCTGTATCTTTAGATGATAGTAGAATAATATTGCCTCAAATATTAGGTGAAAAAGGAAGAAGCCTTGTATCAGGCAGAAATGTACCTAAAGTATTATTTATTGATCCAAGTTATGCACAAGTAGGGCTTAATGAAAAACAAGCTACTGAAAAAGGTATTAAATATATAGTAAAAAAATTAGCTACAACAGCTATACCTAAATCTTTAGTTATAGGAGAAACTGATGGATTTACTAAGGTACTAATTAATGAAAATGATGAAATAATTGGAGCCTTTATAATTAATTATGAAGCACATGAAATGATTAATTTATTAGCACTTGCTATAGATCAAAAAATTAAATATCAAGTTTTAAGGGATTTAATTTATTCTCATCCAGTATTTACAGAAGGACTAAATGATATTTTAAAATAA
- a CDS encoding mechanosensitive ion channel family protein: MESVMTYLKKIFDLTFILHWLENNLFKLLMGLIILFFYKKIADFILKLLDKILFSKIKDHGLRSFLKSFLKVFIHIVLVYLIIGLFGFNLTTLFALVGALSVVLGFAFKEIIQNIFGGIILLVFKPFKVGDVIQYNSYMGTVKKIEIFYTRIINFQNETVIVPNGLLINNEIRNITAQNRRRLDLIISVSYESNLAQVKEILEKIVADCEYVLRGKNDNITIGIGELGSSSINFVTNVYVLPEHYVLAKFFILEEAKKRFDLAGISIPFNQLDIYIKNK, translated from the coding sequence ATGGAATCTGTAATGACATATTTAAAGAAAATATTTGATTTAACTTTTATTTTACATTGGTTAGAAAATAATTTATTTAAATTATTAATGGGATTAATTATATTATTTTTCTATAAAAAAATAGCTGATTTTATTTTAAAATTATTAGATAAGATACTATTTTCAAAAATTAAAGATCATGGATTAAGAAGTTTTTTAAAATCATTTTTAAAAGTGTTTATACATATAGTGTTAGTGTATTTAATTATAGGATTATTTGGATTTAACTTAACTACATTATTTGCTTTAGTTGGAGCACTTTCAGTAGTATTAGGGTTTGCTTTTAAAGAAATTATTCAAAATATTTTTGGAGGTATAATATTACTAGTATTTAAACCATTTAAAGTGGGAGATGTTATACAATATAATAGTTATATGGGGACTGTAAAAAAAATAGAAATTTTTTATACAAGAATTATTAATTTTCAGAATGAAACAGTAATTGTTCCTAATGGATTATTAATTAATAATGAAATAAGAAATATAACTGCACAAAATAGAAGAAGATTAGATCTTATAATATCTGTATCATATGAATCTAATTTAGCTCAAGTTAAAGAAATATTAGAGAAAATTGTAGCAGATTGTGAATATGTACTTAGAGGTAAAAATGATAATATAACTATAGGTATAGGTGAACTAGGTTCATCTTCAATTAACTTTGTAACTAATGTATATGTATTGCCAGAACATTATGTATTAGCTAAATTTTTCATTCTTGAAGAAGCTAAAAAAAGATTTGATCTTGCAGGTATATCAATACCATTTAATCAACTTGACATATACATTAAAAATAAATAG
- a CDS encoding MBL fold metallo-hydrolase has protein sequence MEVIRFENYDYTSNTYVIISDEKTYIIDPGSKNMTKVLEYIKENDLNLTAVLLTHGHFDHILGLPMILEYKNVTVYIHENEKEFLYNGNLSLLLWAQTNQSYLTPCLENANIVTLKDGDRIDKFEIIHTPGHTNGGICYYNKEEKIIFTGDTLFKNTYGRVDLPTGDSEAMWKSIAKILKLERDTIIYPGHGDSTTVAMEYSFYYSAF, from the coding sequence ATGGAAGTAATTAGATTTGAAAATTACGATTATACAAGTAATACCTATGTTATAATAAGTGATGAAAAAACATATATAATTGATCCAGGTTCTAAAAATATGACTAAAGTATTAGAATATATTAAAGAAAATGATTTAAATTTAACGGCAGTACTTTTAACTCACGGTCATTTTGATCATATCTTAGGATTACCTATGATACTTGAATATAAAAATGTAACGGTGTATATACATGAAAATGAAAAAGAATTTTTATATAATGGGAACTTATCGTTACTTTTATGGGCACAAACTAATCAAAGTTATTTAACACCATGTTTAGAAAATGCTAATATAGTTACATTAAAAGATGGAGACAGGATAGATAAATTTGAGATAATACATACACCTGGTCATACTAATGGTGGTATATGTTACTATAATAAAGAAGAAAAAATAATATTTACTGGAGATACCTTATTTAAAAATACTTATGGTAGAGTTGATCTGCCTACTGGTGATTCAGAAGCTATGTGGAAATCTATAGCTAAGATATTAAAACTAGAAAGGGATACAATTATATATCCTGGACATGGAGATAGTACTACTGTTGCTATGGAATATTCTTTTTATTATTCAGCATTTTAG
- a CDS encoding S41 family peptidase has product MLKKIFYILFTLYILCSCNIFKKDEINLVPYKVNIDYSKYTNTFNKNDELINLEYEKIIKHNYFSDDILKEMFIKPEMLSKEEAKEDIELLLYLLKTRYVEYNNIDFKNLEKEKDIILKDVDNKISLTDFKKKILNLLNKYINNSHFIFEENKISKKSSSYIYNKYIKKNNGKYFINNKEIYKINDEEDIEKFIVKTLDENFNLQYTIVDIDFIGSLSKNIKIEYTDNSYEEIEILKINGKMSNQFQLKVEKDYIYLSLPTFLNINLNGKNLEEYLFYKLKDEKVENKNLIIDLRGNSGGYISSIEYILRRYYDLPFNVINLVGNKYNNITSYLSWYYDNYKKGVEKFVKKRGKSKIFIIVNNKSASSSEVTISMLKLLDYKNVYVLGSNSSGTFITTSGDNYILKNSNLILKIPRSGSFVPKEYHGEGIGFYPDVWIKDGKDIENVVKELIKKID; this is encoded by the coding sequence ATGTTAAAAAAAATATTTTATATCTTATTTACACTATATATATTATGCAGTTGTAATATATTTAAAAAAGATGAAATCAACTTAGTTCCATATAAGGTTAATATAGATTATTCAAAATATACTAATACATTTAATAAAAATGATGAATTAATTAATTTAGAATATGAAAAAATAATTAAACATAATTATTTTTCTGATGATATATTAAAAGAAATGTTTATTAAACCTGAAATGTTAAGTAAGGAAGAAGCTAAAGAAGATATAGAGCTTTTACTTTATTTATTAAAAACAAGATATGTTGAATATAATAATATTGATTTTAAAAATTTAGAAAAAGAAAAAGATATAATTTTAAAAGATGTAGATAATAAAATATCACTTACAGATTTTAAGAAAAAAATTTTAAATTTACTAAATAAATATATTAATAATAGTCATTTTATTTTTGAAGAAAATAAGATTTCTAAAAAATCAAGTTCATATATCTATAATAAATACATAAAGAAAAATAACGGAAAATATTTTATAAATAATAAAGAAATATATAAGATAAATGATGAAGAAGATATTGAAAAATTTATAGTCAAGACTTTAGATGAAAATTTTAATCTGCAATACACTATTGTAGATATAGATTTTATAGGAAGTTTAAGCAAGAATATTAAAATAGAATATACTGATAATAGTTATGAAGAAATAGAAATTTTAAAAATTAATGGAAAAATGTCAAATCAATTCCAATTAAAAGTTGAAAAAGATTATATTTACTTAAGCTTACCAACTTTTTTAAACATTAACTTAAATGGTAAAAATTTAGAAGAATATTTATTTTATAAACTAAAAGATGAAAAAGTTGAAAATAAAAATTTAATAATAGACTTAAGAGGAAATTCAGGTGGATATATATCTTCTATAGAATATATTTTAAGAAGATATTATGATTTACCATTTAATGTTATAAATTTAGTTGGTAATAAATATAATAATATCACTAGTTATTTGTCATGGTATTATGATAATTATAAAAAAGGTGTAGAAAAATTCGTGAAAAAAAGAGGAAAATCTAAAATTTTTATTATAGTTAATAATAAGAGTGCCTCTTCTAGTGAAGTTACAATATCTATGTTAAAGCTACTTGATTATAAAAATGTATATGTTTTAGGTTCAAATTCTAGTGGTACTTTTATAACTACTTCTGGCGATAACTATATTCTAAAAAATTCTAATTTAATATTAAAAATCCCAAGAAGTGGAAGTTTTGTACCTAAAGAATATCATGGAGAGGGAATAGGATTTTATCCTGATGTTTGGATTAAAGATGGTAAAGATATAGAAAATGTGGTTAAAGAATTAATAAAGAAAATAGATTAA
- a CDS encoding CPBP family intramembrane glutamic endopeptidase produces MNKFIILLSIYFIYGIFKYINYSLIECSKLFYYIYIFRGYLLLSSVVPLYYYFKNIKIKKEAKIFEIYNYFSLLSLMIVIGYIFSNLNILLGLDYKSHYAFVGPVIIWFLFSSFFSSILEELIFRFFLIETLKKRKYKSIIVISSIFFSISHLRLDSWIISFFIGIILAKIYMDFGLRYSILAHIIYNFIYNIPKLFFRTKFYYIISFIVIIILIFSLIISILTYKKYLKKHSYNFLLTYNDIKIFLFENKLSIILIIFISLINIYLGIDLK; encoded by the coding sequence ATGAATAAATTTATAATATTATTATCAATCTATTTTATTTACGGAATTTTCAAATATATTAATTATAGTTTAATTGAGTGCAGTAAATTATTTTATTATATTTATATATTTAGAGGATATTTATTATTATCTTCTGTAGTTCCATTATATTATTATTTTAAAAACATAAAAATAAAAAAAGAAGCAAAAATTTTTGAAATATATAATTATTTTAGTTTACTATCATTAATGATTGTAATAGGGTATATATTTTCAAATTTAAATATATTATTAGGGTTAGATTATAAATCACATTATGCTTTTGTAGGTCCAGTGATTATTTGGTTTTTATTTAGTAGTTTTTTTTCGTCTATTTTAGAAGAATTAATTTTTAGATTTTTTTTAATAGAAACATTAAAAAAAAGAAAATATAAAAGTATTATTGTTATAAGTTCAATATTTTTTTCAATATCACATTTAAGATTAGATTCTTGGATTATATCATTTTTTATAGGTATAATTTTAGCAAAAATATATATGGACTTTGGTTTAAGATATTCAATATTAGCTCATATTATATATAATTTCATATATAATATTCCTAAGTTATTTTTTAGAACTAAATTTTATTATATAATATCTTTTATAGTTATTATCATATTAATATTTTCTTTAATTATAAGTATTTTAACATATAAAAAATATTTAAAGAAACATTCATATAATTTCTTATTAACTTATAATGATATAAAAATTTTTTTATTTGAAAATAAACTATCAATTATATTAATTATATTTATCTCTTTAATTAACATTTATTTAGGAATAGACTTAAAATAG
- a CDS encoding helix-turn-helix domain-containing protein — MKCKITLQERLKDLRVSHNLNLEELAKLTGISKSALGNYENDDYKEINHGNLVTLAQFYNVSTDYLLCLTENKNHPNTDLTNLHLSDDMIDLLLSGSINNRLLCEIATHDKFKELMADTEIFVDGVATKRFNDLNSSLETVRTEILNQNPNVSNDHTLRTLLAAQVGEEDFFCHITHKTWDSIIKDIRKNHEQDIDSIPEDDDTLSLQKIRQIMISSGNNMDKFIEIFCNSFQLKYKRLSEDEKEFLRKLFKKSPIIKNSGINFRKRK; from the coding sequence ATGAAGTGTAAAATAACCTTACAAGAACGCTTAAAGGATCTAAGAGTTTCTCATAATCTAAATTTAGAGGAATTGGCTAAACTAACAGGTATTTCAAAGTCTGCTTTAGGTAACTATGAAAATGATGATTACAAAGAAATAAATCATGGTAATTTAGTTACACTTGCACAATTTTACAATGTATCTACTGATTACTTACTTTGTCTTACAGAAAACAAAAATCACCCAAATACAGATTTAACTAATCTACACTTGAGTGATGATATGATTGATTTATTGCTAAGTGGCTCTATCAATAACCGTTTACTTTGTGAAATTGCTACACATGATAAGTTTAAGGAGCTTATGGCTGATACGGAGATTTTTGTTGATGGTGTTGCTACTAAGCGATTTAATGACTTAAATTCTTCTCTTGAAACTGTAAGGACTGAAATCCTAAATCAAAATCCCAATGTATCTAATGACCATACTTTAAGAACTCTATTAGCTGCTCAAGTAGGCGAAGAAGATTTCTTTTGTCATATTACCCATAAAACATGGGATAGTATTATAAAAGATATTCGTAAAAATCATGAACAAGACATTGACAGTATTCCTGAAGATGATGATACCTTATCATTACAGAAAATTCGTCAGATTATGATTTCTTCCGGAAATAACATGGACAAATTCATTGAGATTTTCTGTAATTCCTTTCAACTAAAGTATAAAAGGTTATCTGAAGATGAAAAGGAATTTTTAAGGAAATTATTTAAAAAATCTCCTATCATTAAAAACTCTGGTATTAACTTTAGAAAGAGAAAATAA
- a CDS encoding DUF6973 domain-containing protein, with protein sequence MLNKKMITKTFVATILSLTMIAPASVFAYENTDSQYSEDVVVSEDVNIEQSENVNFHQVEIRDTNDLAILSDELDRFVQENPNSSEEEQDQHLIEFIKNGGLERPTTRSIGDYLPGYGKLNTAERKLAIAHPVQAVKVYNASKTATAKTIEVYGHNGWQDNSDAFRHCLWNALMKQSIGTSAAEKWATAHEYTSSGIDKQMDLHNNAVGRGINVSGKSTSSIVDAVKSKVRNGSCKRIINDRLVATDGSGM encoded by the coding sequence ATGTTAAATAAGAAAATGATTACTAAGACCTTTGTTGCAACAATATTGTCATTGACAATGATCGCACCTGCAAGTGTATTCGCTTATGAGAATACAGATTCACAGTATTCGGAAGATGTAGTAGTAAGTGAAGATGTTAATATTGAACAATCCGAAAATGTTAATTTTCATCAAGTTGAAATAAGAGATACTAACGATCTAGCTATATTGTCAGATGAATTAGATAGGTTCGTTCAAGAAAATCCTAACAGTTCAGAAGAAGAGCAAGACCAACATCTTATAGAATTTATAAAGAATGGTGGGCTAGAGAGACCTACTACAAGGAGTATAGGGGATTATTTACCCGGATATGGAAAGTTAAATACTGCTGAAAGAAAATTAGCTATTGCACATCCTGTTCAGGCTGTAAAAGTTTACAATGCAAGTAAAACTGCTACAGCGAAAACAATAGAGGTGTACGGACATAATGGTTGGCAAGACAACTCAGATGCGTTTAGACATTGCTTATGGAATGCTCTAATGAAGCAATCTATAGGAACTTCAGCGGCAGAGAAGTGGGCAACAGCTCATGAGTACACATCCAGTGGAATAGATAAACAAATGGATCTTCATAATAATGCAGTGGGTAGAGGTATAAATGTATCCGGAAAGTCAACTTCAAGTATTGTGGATGCGGTAAAGTCAAAAGTTAGAAATGGTAGTTGTAAGCGTATTATAAATGATAGGTTAGTTGCCACAGACGGTTCAGGTATGTAG
- a CDS encoding endonuclease/exonuclease/phosphatase family protein has protein sequence MKCRWKSIVFVVIVAFYMLITITHCFFSRTNFNKILSAKVIFAHFYSFTVLFGCVIGLVLVVALALTVYKHGYKNLYFCLLSLALITSVILIVFGVNPTKNIDTHEGNTIKIVEWNVENELESKSIYKIFGEFDADIVVFPELEGYYKGDPANNRLKELFKSINIDYDKYEVFTSIPTSGNIAPVTIVIKKSFSKYIDTNQSLMTQFGTIYLKSIDKDMPDIIGLHTAPPLLGLMSNWNRDLNVISSNIVESNPKAIILGDFNATLRHGALNSITTHEDVLDYLSRFRRGTWHSNFPIWMSTSIDHILIPKDTYRVKKVDVLKLRESDHRAIFVEISK, from the coding sequence ATGAAATGTAGATGGAAAAGCATTGTTTTTGTAGTAATAGTAGCATTCTATATGCTTATAACTATTACACATTGCTTTTTTTCAAGAACTAATTTTAATAAGATTTTATCTGCTAAGGTGATATTTGCACACTTTTATTCGTTTACAGTATTATTTGGATGTGTAATAGGTCTTGTTTTGGTAGTTGCATTAGCATTGACAGTTTACAAGCATGGCTATAAAAATTTATATTTTTGCCTGTTGAGCTTAGCTTTGATTACATCTGTGATACTAATTGTATTTGGAGTAAATCCAACTAAAAATATAGATACGCATGAGGGTAATACTATAAAAATAGTTGAATGGAATGTTGAAAATGAACTTGAAAGCAAAAGTATTTATAAAATATTTGGTGAATTTGATGCTGATATTGTGGTATTTCCAGAGTTAGAAGGATATTATAAAGGAGATCCGGCTAACAATAGATTAAAAGAATTATTTAAATCAATTAATATTGATTATGATAAATATGAAGTATTTACTTCTATCCCCACAAGTGGAAATATTGCTCCGGTTACTATTGTTATCAAAAAAAGTTTTTCAAAATATATTGATACTAATCAAAGTTTAATGACTCAATTTGGAACTATATATTTAAAATCAATAGATAAAGATATGCCAGATATTATAGGATTACACACAGCTCCGCCGTTATTGGGTTTAATGAGTAATTGGAATAGAGATTTAAATGTAATTTCCTCAAATATTGTAGAGAGTAATCCTAAGGCAATAATTCTAGGTGATTTCAATGCAACACTAAGGCATGGAGCATTGAATAGTATAACGACACATGAAGATGTACTTGATTATTTGTCAAGATTTAGACGGGGAACATGGCATTCTAATTTTCCTATATGGATGTCAACCTCAATTGATCATATTCTAATACCAAAAGACACTTATCGTGTAAAAAAGGTAGATGTATTAAAGTTAAGGGAGTCGGATCATAGAGCAATTTTTGTTGAAATATCAAAATAA
- a CDS encoding helix-turn-helix transcriptional regulator, with the protein MKNRIKEVRKVKNITQQKLVENISITRQYISLIELGNETPSLKVANEIAMSLDTCIYSIFDLDGTGDFKCPCCGCGN; encoded by the coding sequence GTGAAAAACAGAATTAAAGAAGTTAGAAAGGTTAAGAATATTACACAGCAAAAGCTTGTGGAAAATATTAGTATCACAAGACAGTATATAAGTTTAATAGAATTGGGTAATGAAACACCATCGCTAAAAGTTGCAAATGAAATAGCGATGTCATTGGATACTTGTATCTATTCTATTTTTGATTTGGACGGTACAGGAGATTTCAAGTGTCCATGTTGTGGATGTGGCAATTAG
- a CDS encoding ABC transporter ATP-binding protein: MSAVICVNDLTKEYNGTRVVDCVSFSVSKGEIYGLLGRNGAGKTTIMKMLLGLVNPTEGSIAILGKDMRRNEERDVLKKVGCIIENPGFYPNLTGTENLEIFSKLRGLEQICVQKALELVNLPYRDKKLFSKYSLGMKQRLAIANAIMHNPDILILDEPINGLDPIGISEVRVLLKKLKESGVSILISSHILSELESLADRIGIINSGKMIEEISVQEWRNKENSSIRVFVKDIDKAKMILNDRGINSECISEFNEGLLINSSNLSVAELNKIFVTNNIEIVGIVEDKITLEDYFKKVTGGHGIG, encoded by the coding sequence ATGTCAGCAGTTATATGTGTAAATGATTTAACTAAGGAATATAATGGCACAAGGGTAGTTGATTGCGTGAGTTTTTCTGTTAGTAAAGGTGAAATATATGGATTGCTAGGACGAAACGGAGCAGGAAAGACTACAATAATGAAAATGCTTTTGGGATTAGTGAATCCAACGGAAGGAAGTATTGCAATCTTAGGGAAAGATATGCGTAGAAATGAAGAAAGAGATGTGCTAAAGAAAGTTGGATGTATAATAGAAAATCCGGGATTTTATCCTAATTTGACGGGGACAGAAAATTTAGAGATTTTTTCTAAATTGAGAGGATTAGAACAGATTTGTGTACAAAAAGCCTTAGAATTGGTGAATTTACCGTATAGAGATAAGAAATTATTTTCAAAATATTCATTAGGGATGAAACAAAGATTAGCTATTGCAAATGCAATTATGCACAATCCGGATATTTTAATTTTGGATGAACCTATAAATGGATTAGATCCAATTGGTATTTCTGAAGTAAGAGTGCTTTTGAAAAAACTGAAGGAATCTGGAGTAAGTATATTGATATCAAGCCATATCCTATCTGAATTAGAAAGCTTAGCTGATCGTATAGGAATTATTAACTCTGGGAAGATGATTGAAGAAATCAGTGTACAGGAGTGGAGAAACAAAGAAAATAGTAGTATTAGAGTTTTCGTGAAAGACATTGATAAGGCTAAAATGATACTGAATGATAGAGGTATAAATTCAGAATGTATTTCAGAATTTAATGAGGGGCTTTTAATAAATAGTAGTAATTTAAGTGTTGCAGAACTCAATAAGATTTTTGTAACAAATAATATAGAGATAGTTGGCATAGTAGAAGATAAAATTACTCTTGAAGATTATTTTAAAAAAGTTACTGGAGGACATGGAATTGGCTAG